The genomic DNA GGCCTGTCCGGGGACCGGGTGGTGAAGACGCCCAGTTGGGAGCGGCCCGGATCGTTCCGGGGACGGGTGCGCAGGACGTCACGGCGGGCGAGGCCGAGCCAGGTCACCACGACGATCCGGGCCCCGACCCCGAGCCCTTGGAGTCCCTCGGCGAACCGGTCCTCGATCACCAACCAGGCGTCGGGTGCGCCCTCGTCGCCCTGGCGGGGGGCGTCGGCGCGGTCCACCAGCGTCGAGGTGACGACGCCTATCGGTTCCAGCTCGATCAGCTCCGGCCGCGTCATCCGGGCACCCCCCTCTCTCCCGGTCCCGGACGGGGAAGGTAGCCAGGACCGCAAGAAGGAACCGGTCAAATCGTTCTAATCTCCGCGGGCCAGTCGATCCGTGGAACGGAGGGGAGACCGATGATGGAGCCGGGAGCGGGGACGCGGGGAAGCCCCGCCGGGCGGCCCGTCATCCCGCGGCGCCGGTTCCTCGGCTACCTGATCGCCGGACCGACCCTGGCCGCCGCCGCCCCCCTCGGGGTGGAGCTGCTCCGGGCCCCGGCCGCGGCCTCGGTCCCGTCCCTGGAGCCATCCGATGTCTACGACCTGAGCGACCTGCTCACCGACGCCGCCCGCCCGACCTCCGGGCTCATCGTGGTGCGG from Acidimicrobiales bacterium includes the following:
- the tsaA gene encoding tRNA (N6-threonylcarbamoyladenosine(37)-N6)-methyltransferase TrmO; translation: MTRPELIELEPIGVVTSTLVDRADAPRQGDEGAPDAWLVIEDRFAEGLQGLGVGARIVVVTWLGLARRDVLRTRPRNDPGRSQLGVFTTRSPDRPNPIGLQEVTVLAVDGPRVQIDQMEAVDGTPVLDVKPVLPQREDR